In Equus caballus isolate H_3958 breed thoroughbred chromosome 7, TB-T2T, whole genome shotgun sequence, one DNA window encodes the following:
- the ADGRL1 gene encoding adhesion G protein-coupled receptor L1 isoform X5: MAKGQGAESLEPQSASSCIFVCPGTLQKVLEPTSTHESEHQSGAWCKDPLQAGDRIYVMPWIPYRTDTLTEYASWEDYVAARHTTTYRLPNRVDGTGFVVYDGAVFYNKERTRNIVKYDLRTRIKSGETVINTANYHDTSPYRWGGKTDIDLAVDENGLWVIYATEGNNGRLVVSQLNPYTLRFEGTWETGYDKRSASNAFMVCGVLYVLRSVYVDDDSEAAGNRVDYAFNTNANREEPVSLAFPNPYQFVSSVDYNPRDNQLYVWNNYFVVRYSLEFGPPDPSAGPATSPPLSTTTTARPTPLTSTVSPAATTPLRRAPLTTHPVGAINQLGPDLPPATAPAPSTRRPPAPNLHVSPELFCEPREVRRVQWPATQQGMLVERPCPKGTRGIASFQCLPALGLWNPRGPDLSNCTSPWVNQVAQKIKSGENAANIASELARHTRGSIYAGDVSSSVKLMEQLLDILDAQLQALRPIERESAGKNYNKMHKRERTCKDYIKAVVETVDNLLRPEALESWKDMNATEQVHTATMLLDVLEEGAFLLADNVREPARFLAAKQNVVLEVTVLNTEGQVQELVFPQEYPSENSIQLSANTIKQNSRNGVVKVVFILYNNLGLFLSTENATVKLAGDAGAGSPGGASLVVNSQVIAASINKESSRVFLMDPVIFTVAHLEAKNHFNANCSFWNYSERSMLGYWSTQGCRLVESNKTHTTCACSHLTNFAVLMAHREIYQGRINELLLSVITWVGIVISLVCLAICISTFCFLRGLQTDRNTIHKNLCINLFLAELLFLVGIDKTQYEVACPIFAGLLHYFFLAAFSWLCLEGVHLYLLLVEVFESEYSRTKYYYLGGYCFPALVVGIAAAIDYRSYGTEKACWLRVDNYFIWSFIGPVSFVIVVNLVFLMVTLHKMIRSSSVLKPDSSRLDNIKSWALGAIALLFLLGLTWAFGLLFINKESVVMAYLFTTFNAFQGVFIFVFHCALQKKVHKEYSKCLRHSYCCIRSPPGGAHGSLKTSAMRSNTRYYTGTQSRIRRMWNDTVRKQTESSFMAGDINSTPTLNRGTMGNHLLTNPVLQPRGGTSPYNTLIAESVGFNPSSPPVFNSPGSYREPKHPLGGREACGMDTLPLNGNFNNSYSLRSGDFPPGDGAPEPPRGRNLADAAAFEKMIISELVHNNLRGSGSGAKGPPPPEPPVPPAPGGSGEEEAGGPGGADRAEIELLYKALEEPLLLPRAQSVLYQSDLDESESCTAEDGATSRPLSSPPGRDSLYASGANLRDSPTYPDSSPEGPSEALPPPPPAPPGPPEIYYTSRPPALVARNPLQGYYQVRRPSHEGYLAPPGLEGPGPDGDGQMQLVTSL, encoded by the exons ATGGCGAAGGGGCAGGGCGCTGAGTCCCTGGAACCTCAAAGCGCCAGCAGCTGCA TCTTCGTGTGCCCAGGGACCCTGCAGAAGGTGCTGGAGCCCACCTCGACGCACGAGTCAGAGCACCAGTCCGGCGCGTGGTGCAAGGACCCGTTGCAGGCGGGTGACCGCATCTACGTCATGCCCTGGATCCCCTACCGCACCGACACGCTCACCGAGTACGCCTCGTGGGAAGACTACGTGGCTGCGCGCCACACCACCACCTACCGCCTGCCCAACCGCGTGGATGGCACGGGCTTCGTGGTCTACGACGGTGCCGTCTTCTACAACAAGGAGCGCACGCGCAACATCGTCAAGTACGATCTGCGCACGCGCATCAAGAGCGGGGAGACGGTCATCAACACGGCCAACTACCACGACACGTCGCCCTACCGCTGGGGGGGCAAGACCGACATCGACCTGGCTGTGGACGAGAACGGGCTGTGGGTCATCTACGCCACTGAGGGCAACAATGGGCGGCTGGTGGTGAGCCAGCTCAACCCCTACACGCTGCGCTTCGAGGGCACGTGGGAGACGGGCTACGACAAGCGCTCGGCGTCCAACGCCTTCATGGTGTGTGGGGTCCTCTACGTACTGCGCTCCGTGTACGTGGACGACGACAGTGAGGCGGCCGGCAACCGCGTGGACTACGCCTTCAACACCAATGCCAACCGCGAGGAGCCCGTCAGCCTGGCCTTCCCCAACCCCTACCAGTTCGTGTCCTCCGTGGACTACAACCCCCGCGACAACCAGCTCTACGTCTGGAACAATTACTTCGTGGTGCGCTACAGCCTGGAGTTCGGGCCGCCCGACCCCAGTGCTG GCCCAGCCACTTCTCCCCCGCTCAGCACGACCACCACAGCCCGGCCCACACCCCTCACCAGCACGGTTTCACCTGCAGCCACCACCCCACTTCGCCGGGCACCCCTCACCACGCACCCCGTGGGTGCCATCAACCAACTGGGACCCGACTTGCCTCCGGCCACAgctccagcccccagcacccggcggccccctgcccccaacctgCACGTGTCCCCAGAGCTCTTCTGTGAACCTCGAGAGGTGCGGCGGGTCCAGTGGCCGGCCACCCAGCAGGGCATGCTGGTGGAGAGGCCCTGTCCCAAGGGGACTCGAG GAATTGCCTCCTTCCAGTGTCTACCAGCTCTGGGGCTCTGGAACCCCCGGGGCCCTGACCTCAGCAACTGCACCTCCCCCTGGGTCAACCAGGTGGCCCAGAAG ATCAAGAGCGGGGAGAATGCGGCCAACATTGCCAGCGAGCTGGCCCGCCACACGCGGGGCTCCATCTACGCGGGGGACGTGTCCTCCTCCGTGAAGCTCATGGAGCAGTTGCTGGACATTCTGGATGCCCAGCTGCAGGCCCTGCGGCCCATCGAACGCGAGTCGGCTGGCAAGAACTACAACAAG ATGCACAAGCGGGAGAGAACCTGCAAGGACTACATCAAG GCTGTGGTGGAGACAGTGGACAACCTGCTACGGCCAGAGGCTCTCGAGTCCTGGAAGGACATGAACGCCACGGAGCAGGTGCACACAGCCACCATGCTCCTGGATGTCCTAGAGGAGGGCGCCTTCCTGCTGGCCGACAACGTCAGGGAGCCCGCCCGCTTCCTGGCCGCCAAGCAGAATGTGG TCCTGGAGGTCACAGTCCTCAACACAGAGGGCCAAGTGCAGGAGCTGGTGTTCCCCCAGGAGTACCCAAGCGAGAACTCCATCCAGCTGTCGGCCAACACCATCAAGCAGAACAGCCGAAACG GGGTGGTCAAGGTCGTCTTCATTCTCTACAACAACCTGGGCCTCTTCCTGTCCACTGAGAATGCCACGGTGAAGCTGGCGGGTGACGCGGGCGCGGGCAGCCCAGGGGGTGCCTCCCTGGTGGTGAACTCGCAGGTCATTGCAGCATCCATCAACAAGGAGTCCAGCCGCGTCTTCCTCATGGACCCTGTCATCTTCACTGTGGCCCACCTGGAG GCCAAGAACCACTTCAATGCTAACTGCTCCTTCTGGAACTACTCGGAGCGTTCCATGCTGGGCTACTGGTCGACCCAGGGTTGCCGCCTGGTGGAGTCCAACAAGACCCATACCACGTGTGCCTGCAGCCACCTCACCAACTTTGCCGTGCTCATGGCTCACCGCGAGATC TACCAGGGCCGCATCAATGAGCTGCTGCTGTCGGTCATCACCTGGGTGGGCATCGTCATCTCCCTGGTCTGCCTAGCCATCTGTATCTCCACCTTCTGCTTCCTGCGGGGGCTACAGACGGACCGCAACACCATCCACAAGAACCTATGCATCAACCTCTTCCTGGCCGAGCTGCTCTTCCTGGTCGGGATAGACAAGACTCAGTATGAG GTCGCCTGCCCCATCTTCGCTGGCTTGCTGCACTACTTCTTCCTGGCCGCCttctcctggctctgcctggaGGGCGTGCACCTCTACTTGCTGCTGGTGGAGGTGTTCGAGAGCGAGTACTCCCGCACCAAGTACTACTACCTGGGCGGCTACTGCTTCCCGGCCCTGGTGGTGGGCATCGCGGCCGCCATTGACTACCGCAGCTATGGCACCGAGAAGGC CTGCTGGCTCCGAGTGGACAATTACTTCATCTGGAGCTTCATCGGGCCCGTCTCCTTCGTTATCGTG GTGAACCTGGTGTTCCTCATGGTGACCCTGCACAAGATGATCCGGAGCTCGTCCGTGCTCAAGCCTGACTCCAGCCGCCTTGACAACATTAA ATCCTGGGCCCTAGGGGCCATCGCGCTGCTCTTCCTGCTGGGCCTCACCTGGGCCTTTGGCCTCCTCTTCATCAACAAGGAGTCGGTGGTCATGGCCTACCTCTTCACCACCTTCAACGCCTTCCAGGGCGTCTTCATCTTTGTCTTTCACTGCGCCTTACAGAAGAAG GTGCACAAGGAGTACAGCAAGTGCCTGCGGCACTCCTACTGCTGCATCCGCTCCCCACCGGGGGGCGCGCACGGCTCGCTCAAGACCTCAGCCATGCGGAGCAACACCCGCTACTACACGGGGACCCAG AGCCGAATCCGGAGGATGTGGAATGACACCGTGAGGAAACAGACGGAGTCCTCCTTCATGgcaggagacatcaacagcaccCCCACCCTGAACCGAG GTACCatggggaaccacctgctgaccaaTCCCGTGCTGCAGCCCCGTGGGGGCACCAGCCCCTACAACACCCTCATTGCCGAGTCGGTGGGCTTCAATCCCTCCTCGCCCCCAGTCTTCAACTCCCCAG GGAGCTACCGGGAACCCA AGCACCCCCTGGGCGGCCGGGAAGCCTGCGGCATGGACACACTGCCGCTCAACGGCAACTTCAACAACAGCTACTCCTTGCGAAGCGGGGATTTCCCTCCAGGGGACGGGGCCCCCGAGCCGCCCCGAGGCCGGAATCTGGCTGACGCTGCTGCCTTCGAGAAGATGATCATCTCGGAGCTGGTGCACAACAACCTGCGTGGCAGCGGCAGCGGCGCCAAGGGCCCTCCGCCACCTGAGCCCCCTGTGCCGCCAGCGCCGGGGGGCAGTGGCGAGGAAGAGGCGGGTGGGCCCGGGGGTGCTGACCGGGCAGAGATCGAACTTCTCTACAAAGCCCTggaggagccgctgctgctgccccgggCCCAGTCGGTGCTGTACCAGAGCGATCTGGATGAGTCAGAGAGCTGCACGGCGGAGGATGgggccaccagccggcccctctcctcccctccggGCCGGGACTCCCTCTATGCCAGCGGGGCCAACCTGCGGGACTCGCCCACCTACCCGGACAGCAGCCCCGAAGGGCCCAGTgaggccctgcccccacccccacctgcgcCCCCTGGCCCCCCTGAAATCTACTACACCTCGCGCccaccagccctggtggcccgGAACCCCCTGCAGGGCTACTATCAGGTGCGGCGGCCCAGCCACGAGGGTTACCTGGCGCCCCCAGGTCTCGAGGGGCCAGGACCCGATGGGGATGGGCAGATGCAGCTGGTCACCAGTCTCTGA